The genome window TTGGTTTTGGGGAAGGCGAAGTCTTCTGAAGTCATACAATCTTTATGAAGTAATGTATCTTACCGGACGGATTGTTGTCCATAGGTCTGGGGATTCATTTTATGGGGGGACAGGATTTTCACCCGACCTGATACCCGGGATGATCGGGAGAACACCTTAGTGCAACGCAAAAGATAGTAAAAGTTTAATATATTTGTTTAAAAACAAATATTTATCTTGCATAAGAACATCAAAAAGAGCTATTATACTTAGATTTTAAAATTCTAACCTCAAAGACATCTTGATAAAGAATAACAACATCCCAAGAATTCAAAATAATTGACCGTTAAGATCAGACAATTGCATTTCTTCAGCAAAAATCGTGGCCAGTCCTGAAGCAACAAATCGGCTTTAAGAAGAATTCTAATCATAAGCTTCCATAGCCACTTTTAGAGCAACATCCCAACCAAGAACAGAATAAAAACCCATAATATCGTCATCAGGTTTTGAAATGACCTTGATATCTTTCCCGGAAACAGGACACTTGAAAAAGCAAAGCCATGAAAACAGCATCAGTCTTCTTAATCCTGAAAGATCAAAAACCCTGTTATTGTGACGAATATCACCATGGGTCGAATCCCCAATGACAGGATGGGATATTCTTGAAAAATGCCGTCTTATCTGATGCCTACGTCCCGTACCAATATTTACATCCACAAGGGAATATCTTGAAGTACTGTACCGCCCTGTGGGAATATCAATCTCTTTTGTCGCAATTCTCTTGAAATATGTAACCGCATCTTTCTGCCTGCCAGACGAATCTGATAAGGGACTGTCAATTACGCCTGATTCAGGAACAAATCCCCTTACCATTATGAAGTACTTTTTTTTAACAGATCTTTCCTTGAGAAGAGAGCAAAAACCTGAGGCAGCTACGGGAGAAAAAGCAAACATCATCACGCCGGATGCGGCCTGATCGAGCCTGTGAACAGGATATAGTTTTTTCCCTGTCTGGTTTCTTAGCTCCTGGAGCAAAAAAAGGCCTGTCCTGTGAAAGGAACTGCGGTGTACAGGAATACTGTTTGGCTTATAAATTCCTATATAATTTTCATCTTCGTATAAAATCTTAAAATCCATTTGACAGCCGATTTCAAAATCACCAAAAAAGCGCTATCAAGCCCGCTACACATAATCGTATTTGAAGGGGCATTCCTTGCGCATCATCAATTCAAATTTATGGACTCGCAAAAACTAAAAAAAGGCAACGGCATCATGCCGAACTTGATCCGGATGTAGTTTAAGCTGAAACCGGACTGTTTAAGACTTTGTCAAACTTTCATGACAAGCAAAGAACCAGCTGAAGCCATCAGGCCATTTTATGGCACTGCCTGCAATATTTTTTTCAAGTCTTTCAGATATTTTTTTCCAGTCAGGCCGGCCCACCTTATCTGAAAGCACCCTCAAATTATAAAATGCTGCGGAATTTGAGGAAGGTATCGCAGAATCATTCATGTCAAAAGGATTCACGCACAAAACCCCTTTTTTATCTGCCATCCTGAAAACCCCGGAGTCTGAATCAAAAAAATCGGCAATCATTATTTCCTGTAATTCTGAAGCCCATTTAACATATTCGTTTTTTTCCGAAACATCTGCAAGATGAAGAAGCCCGGTAATCAAATGAGAATAATCCTGGGAAACAGGAGGGATCAAATCATAGATTTCCATTCCTCCACGGAAAAGCCGACCGTCACAAGCCCTCATGCTATTTTTAATAAAGCCCGCAGCTTTTTCTGCGGCATCGATATAAACCTGATTGCCTGTATGTCTGAATCCAAGCGCAAAGGCCATTATCGCAAGACCATTCCATGAGACAAGTATTTTTTTATCGAGCAGAGGCATGGTTCTTTTTTGCCTCGCCTCGTATAAAATTTTTCTAATTGAATCAAATCCGGGTAAAAAGACTTCTGACTCGTTTTCTGAACTACTTATGGCCAGAATATTTCTTCCTGCATTTTTCCCTGTAGCCTCATCCTTATAGTTTCCACGAGCAGAAACCCCAAACCAGGTTTCAAGAAATATCAGATCCTTATCATCCAGAATCTTTTCAAGCTCCTTATACTCCCATGTATAAAACAATCCCTCTTCGCCCTCACTGTCAGCGTCCTGGGCAGAGTAAAATCCTCCGTCAGGAGAAGTCAGGTCAGTCAGAACATAATCAAGTATTTCACAGGCAGTTTTTAAAAAGAATCTATCCTTTGTAATATCATAGGCCTCAAGATAGGCGCATGCGCTTAAGGCCTGATCATACAGCATCTTTTCAAAATGCGGCAAAAACCATTTTGTATCAGTGGAATATCTATGAAATCCTAACCCCACGTGATCCCATATACCTCCAAAGCGCATTTTTCTGAGAGTATTTGTTGCCATCTCAAGAAGTTCATTTTCTCCCGTCAGTCTGGATCTTCTCATCAGATAAATTAGAGTGTGTGGCATGGGAAATTTTGGATGCGGCATAAAACCGCCATTTTCTCTGTCATATCTTGATTTGAATTTTTTATCTGCCTGAAAAAAATCTTCGGGACTTAAAGGATCTCTTTGATAAATCCTGTAAAAATTTGCAAGGGCTTCCCTGACAGAATAAGCGGACTCAAGAACAGCTTTTCTGTTTGTACTCCAAAGATTATGAACCCGGCCTGCAATTTCCTTGAGGCCTGTCCTGCCAAACGCAGACTCCCTTGGAATATATGTTGCGGCAAAAAAAGGAAGCATGTCAGGTGTCAAAAAAATTGAAAGGGGCCAGCCCCCGCTTCCGGAAATCATATTACAGGCGGTCATAAACATTTCATCAACTGCAGGATGCTCTTCCCTGTCCACCTTTATACAGACAAAGACCTTATTCAGTATTTCTGACGTTGCTTCATCATCAAAACTCTCATGTTCCATTACATGGCACCAGTGGCATGCGGAATAGCCGATGGAAAGAAAAACAGGCTTATTTTCCCCACGAGCCTTATTAAAGGCCTCTTCGCCCCAGGGATACCAATCAACGGGATTAGTTGCGTGCTGTTGCAGATAAGGACTTTTTTGATTTATGAGCCTGTTTGCTTTCATGACTTTTCCTTATATTAAAAAGACCTCAAAAAGAATTAATGCAAAATAATTTATTTATGAGAGACCGACTGCAAACAAAAAAATCAACATCAGCGGCATAAAAAAACCGCGCCCAGATTGGTTCTCATAAACCTTAGAGGGTGCGGTTATTATCATGTTTAATTCTAATTATTTCAAATGAACCTAAAACTGGCCAACCTGAAAGCCAAGTCCTATGCACTCATTTTTATCAAGACATCTTTCCGCATCATCAGGATCAAGAAAAGTCCTCACATGATGCCCGTTTCTTTCAAAGTCAAT of Desulforegula conservatrix Mb1Pa contains these proteins:
- a CDS encoding pseudouridine synthase, which codes for MDFKILYEDENYIGIYKPNSIPVHRSSFHRTGLFLLQELRNQTGKKLYPVHRLDQAASGVMMFAFSPVAASGFCSLLKERSVKKKYFIMVRGFVPESGVIDSPLSDSSGRQKDAVTYFKRIATKEIDIPTGRYSTSRYSLVDVNIGTGRRHQIRRHFSRISHPVIGDSTHGDIRHNNRVFDLSGLRRLMLFSWLCFFKCPVSGKDIKVISKPDDDIMGFYSVLGWDVALKVAMEAYD
- a CDS encoding thioredoxin domain-containing protein encodes the protein MKANRLINQKSPYLQQHATNPVDWYPWGEEAFNKARGENKPVFLSIGYSACHWCHVMEHESFDDEATSEILNKVFVCIKVDREEHPAVDEMFMTACNMISGSGGWPLSIFLTPDMLPFFAATYIPRESAFGRTGLKEIAGRVHNLWSTNRKAVLESAYSVREALANFYRIYQRDPLSPEDFFQADKKFKSRYDRENGGFMPHPKFPMPHTLIYLMRRSRLTGENELLEMATNTLRKMRFGGIWDHVGLGFHRYSTDTKWFLPHFEKMLYDQALSACAYLEAYDITKDRFFLKTACEILDYVLTDLTSPDGGFYSAQDADSEGEEGLFYTWEYKELEKILDDKDLIFLETWFGVSARGNYKDEATGKNAGRNILAISSSENESEVFLPGFDSIRKILYEARQKRTMPLLDKKILVSWNGLAIMAFALGFRHTGNQVYIDAAEKAAGFIKNSMRACDGRLFRGGMEIYDLIPPVSQDYSHLITGLLHLADVSEKNEYVKWASELQEIMIADFFDSDSGVFRMADKKGVLCVNPFDMNDSAIPSSNSAAFYNLRVLSDKVGRPDWKKISERLEKNIAGSAIKWPDGFSWFFACHESLTKS